In a genomic window of Procambarus clarkii isolate CNS0578487 chromosome 12, FALCON_Pclarkii_2.0, whole genome shotgun sequence:
- the LOC123772852 gene encoding zinc finger protein 271-like, which yields MANNTHSRIHTGEKPYHCSECQKDFSVKSNLITHMRIHTGENAYHCSVCQKNFTRKSNLITHMRIHTGEKPYHCSECQKDFSLKSNLITHMRIHTGEKPYHCSVCQKDFSHKLSLIKHMRIHAGEKTYHCSVCQKDFSHKLSLIKHMRIHTGENAYHCSVCQKNFTRKSNLITHMRIHTGKKPYHCSVCQKDFSRKSDIITHMRIHTGEKPYHCSECQKDFSLKSSLITHMRIHTGEKPYHCSVCQKNFTGKSHLITHMRIHTGEKPYHCSECQKDFSLKSNLIRHIWIHTGEKPYHCSECQKDFSLKSNLIRHIWIHTGEKPYHCSVCQKNFTRKSHLITHMRIHTGEKPYHCSECQKDFSDKLSLLIHMRIHTGEKPYHCAECQKDFSLKSYLIKHMRIHTGEKPYHCAECQKDFSLKSNLIKHMRIHTGDKPYHCAECQKDFSQKSYLIKHMRIHTGEKPYHCSMCQKDFSQHSNLIKHIRIHTA from the coding sequence ATGGCTAATAACACACACtcaaggattcatacaggagagaaaccatatcactgttcagaatgtcaaaaagatttttcagttaaatcaaatctaataacacacatgaggattcatacaggagagaatgcatatcactgttcagtatgtcaaaaaaACTTTACTCgaaaatcaaatctaataacacacatgaggattcatacaggagagaaaccatatcactgttcagaatgtcaaaaagatttttcacttaaatcaaatctaataacacacatgaggattcatacaggagagaaaccatatcactgttcagtatgtcaaaaagacttttcacacaaattatctctaataaaacacatgaggattcatgcaGGAGAGAAaacatatcactgttcagtatgtcaaaaagacttttcacacaaattatctctaataaaacacatgaggattcatacaggagagaatgcatatcactgttcagtatgtcaaaaaaACTTTACTCgaaaatcaaatctaataacacacatgaggattcatacaggaaagaaaccatatcactgttcagtgtgtcaaaaagacttttcacgaaAATCGGatataataacacacatgaggattcatacaggagagaaaccatatcactgttcagaatgtcaaaaagatttttcacttaaatcaagtctaataacacacatgaggattcatacaggagagaaaccatatcactgttcagtatgtcaaaaaaACTTTACTGGAAAATCacatctaataacacacatgaggattcatacaggagagaaaccatatcactgttcagaatgtcaaaaagatttttcacttaaatcaaatctaataagGCACAtttggattcatacaggagagaaaccatatcactgttcagaatgtcaaaaagatttttcacttaaatcaaatctaataagGCACAtttggattcatacaggagagaaaccatatcactgttcagtatgtcaaaaaaACTTTACTCGAAAATCacatctaataacacacatgaggattcatacaggagagaaaccatatcactgttcagagtgtcaaaaagacttttcagacAAATTATCTCTACTaatacacatgaggattcatacaggagagaaaccatatcactgtgcagaatgtcaaaaagatttTTCACTTAAATCATATCTAAtaaaacacatgaggattcatacaggagagaaaccatatcactgtgcagaatgtcaaaaagatttttcacttaaatcaaatctaataaaacacatgaggattcatacaggagacaaaccatatcactgtgcagaatgtcaaaaagacttttcacaaaaatcataTCTAAtaaaacacatgaggattcatacaggagagaaaccatatcactgttcaatgtgtcaaaaagacttttcacaacaTTCAAATCTAATAAAGCACATTAGGATTCATACAGCATAA